A single region of the Winslowiella toletana genome encodes:
- a CDS encoding iron-containing alcohol dehydrogenase yields MNINSTVISGYQALNDISYLLEDKQNVLLVTDKNIVAIPAVQSIITRVKAQVAQLIIIDSVPPEPSQHDVAAIVAPLDAVSIDMVVGIGGGSVLDVAKLLSVLCIENAPTLQELLAGEKPQTRTPTLLIPTTAGTGSEATPNAILAIPEKETKVGIISPVMLPDFVALLPELTTSMPAHIASSTGIDALCHLIECFTATVSNPVSDNYALIGMKKLFTSLEATVAQPENLRARLDMLWASYYGGAAIAHAGTHLVHAMSYPLGGKYHIPHGVANAILLAPCMRFVRPAAVSKFAQAYDLLPDADPALSEEEKSHALVDYFVALVKRLKLPASLDELGINADHLPYLVEAALDVQRLMKNVPTAVSADDVRNIYLTLFPTLNH; encoded by the coding sequence ATGAATATCAACAGCACCGTTATCAGCGGCTACCAGGCACTTAATGACATCAGCTACCTGCTGGAGGATAAGCAGAACGTACTGCTGGTGACGGACAAAAATATCGTGGCGATTCCGGCGGTACAGTCGATCATTACCCGTGTTAAAGCACAGGTGGCGCAGCTGATCATCATTGACAGCGTGCCACCCGAGCCAAGCCAGCATGATGTCGCCGCGATTGTTGCGCCGCTGGATGCTGTCAGTATTGATATGGTGGTCGGCATTGGCGGCGGAAGCGTGCTGGATGTCGCCAAACTGTTGTCAGTGCTGTGTATCGAAAACGCACCCACGCTGCAGGAGCTGCTGGCAGGCGAAAAGCCGCAAACGCGCACGCCAACACTGCTGATTCCTACCACCGCAGGCACCGGTTCAGAAGCCACCCCGAATGCCATTCTGGCCATCCCGGAGAAAGAGACCAAAGTCGGCATTATTTCTCCAGTGATGCTGCCGGATTTCGTTGCACTGCTGCCGGAGCTGACCACCAGCATGCCGGCCCATATTGCTTCCTCCACCGGTATCGATGCACTTTGCCATCTGATTGAGTGCTTCACTGCCACCGTCTCCAATCCGGTTAGCGATAACTACGCGTTAATCGGCATGAAAAAGCTGTTTACCAGCCTTGAAGCCACCGTCGCGCAACCAGAAAATCTGCGCGCGCGTCTCGATATGCTGTGGGCTTCTTACTACGGTGGCGCGGCGATTGCTCACGCCGGTACGCATCTGGTGCACGCCATGTCTTATCCACTTGGCGGCAAATATCACATTCCGCACGGCGTCGCCAACGCCATTCTGCTGGCACCCTGCATGCGCTTTGTTCGCCCGGCAGCGGTGAGTAAATTTGCTCAGGCCTATGACCTGTTACCCGACGCAGACCCGGCGCTGAGTGAAGAAGAAAAATCCCACGCGCTGGTTGATTACTTCGTTGCGCTGGTTAAACGCCTGAAGCTGCCTGCCAGCCTGGATGAACTGGGCATTAATGCCGATCACCTGCCATATCTGGTGGAAGCCGCACTTGATGTCCAGCGACTGATGAAAAATGTGCCGACAGCGGTCAGCGCTGATGATGTGCGGAACATCTATCTGACACTGTTTCCGACCCTGAATCACTGA
- the dtnK gene encoding D-threonate kinase, with translation MMVTININPDGEQMTQWNTPVWVIADDFTGANDAGAGLARAGARVNVLFDSDSAIDRERADVWVINTDSRALGAQQAADRTRKAAEIAARSSQHGWIFKKIDSTLRGNPGAEIEAALLASGKPLALVVAAVPRLARTTRDGLCRVDGRLLTETEFASDPKTPVSDASILARLQAQSSLTGAVLTLDKVRSEQLLSCLQQQIERGTRLLVVDAESDNDIKRVMQAAAQLAEKPLLAGAAGLSDALAAMLSRRPAAPLLAVIGSMSEISRQQIARLEAQHPLALIDIDVQQLFQQPAWPDSCSWLKQAVSALQLGRHCVMRTGQQPEQRHSIAGLCQQHQLSRAQLGEKICQQLAELTAGILQQVQPAGLYLSGGDVALAIARRLGASGFQINGQVAGCVPYGHLLNAYQDMLVMTKAGGFGDENTLVEIIRFIEEKSSE, from the coding sequence ATGATGGTAACAATCAATATCAATCCTGATGGAGAGCAGATGACGCAGTGGAATACACCGGTTTGGGTGATTGCTGATGATTTTACCGGTGCCAATGACGCTGGTGCCGGGCTGGCCCGGGCGGGTGCGCGGGTCAACGTGCTGTTCGACAGTGACAGCGCGATTGATCGCGAGCGGGCAGATGTGTGGGTGATTAACACTGACAGCCGCGCACTGGGTGCGCAGCAGGCGGCCGATCGCACCCGCAAAGCCGCAGAGATCGCCGCCAGATCCTCGCAGCACGGCTGGATTTTTAAAAAAATTGATTCCACCTTACGCGGTAATCCCGGTGCGGAGATTGAAGCGGCGTTGCTGGCCAGCGGTAAGCCGTTGGCGCTGGTAGTGGCAGCGGTGCCCAGGCTGGCGCGCACCACGCGTGATGGCCTGTGTCGGGTTGATGGACGCCTGCTGACGGAAACCGAATTTGCCAGCGATCCGAAAACGCCGGTCAGCGATGCCAGCATTCTCGCCCGACTTCAGGCGCAAAGCAGCCTGACGGGTGCCGTGCTGACGCTGGATAAGGTCAGGTCGGAGCAATTGCTCAGCTGTCTGCAACAGCAGATCGAACGGGGTACGCGCTTACTGGTGGTGGATGCCGAATCTGATAACGATATTAAGCGGGTGATGCAGGCAGCGGCGCAGCTGGCAGAAAAACCGTTACTGGCGGGTGCCGCCGGATTAAGCGATGCGCTGGCGGCGATGCTGAGCCGTCGTCCGGCTGCGCCGCTGCTGGCAGTGATTGGTTCGATGAGTGAGATATCCCGTCAGCAAATCGCCCGCCTTGAGGCGCAGCATCCGCTGGCACTGATCGATATTGACGTCCAGCAGCTGTTCCAGCAACCGGCCTGGCCTGACAGCTGCAGCTGGCTTAAGCAGGCGGTCAGCGCGCTGCAACTGGGCAGACATTGCGTAATGCGTACCGGCCAGCAGCCCGAACAGCGCCACAGCATTGCCGGGCTCTGCCAGCAACACCAGCTGTCGCGGGCACAGCTGGGTGAAAAAATTTGTCAGCAGCTGGCGGAACTGACGGCCGGGATTTTGCAGCAGGTGCAGCCGGCAGGACTTTATCTTTCTGGCGGCGATGTGGCGCTGGCGATTGCCCGACGCTTAGGTGCCAGTGGATTCCAGATTAACGGGCAGGTGGCAGGCTGTGTACCTTATGGCCACCTGCTTAATGCGTATCAAGACATGCTGGTGATGACCAAGGCCGGTGGCTTTGGCGATGAAAACACGCTGGTAGAAATTATTCGTTTTATTGAGGAGAAGTCGAGTGAGTAA